Proteins encoded in a region of the Salinicoccus sp. RF5 genome:
- the prli42 gene encoding stressosome-associated protein Prli42: MNNKKVQKAVIWFMIILIVISGLLFGVSMLTTV; the protein is encoded by the coding sequence ATGAACAACAAAAAAGTTCAGAAAGCAGTAATCTGGTTCATGATAATTCTCATTGTCATCTCCGGCCTGCTTTTCGGCGTCAGCATGCTGACAACAGTGTAA
- a CDS encoding thiamine pyrophosphate-dependent dehydrogenase E1 component subunit alpha codes for MLDYKEAGLESEDLKEMYRTMHLARKIDERMWLLNRAGKLPFVISCQGQEATQVGAGYALDREVDIISPYYRDLALVTHFGMTAEETMLSAFAKKGDISSGGKQMPSHFSKKSCNIMTQGSSVTTQLLHAVGASFKFKMDDEKRVALTTLGEGSSNQGDFHEGLNFAGVHDLPFICIIENNDYAISVPRELQYGAEKLSDRALGYGMHGEHIDGNDPIAVYKAVKEARERAVNGEGATLIEAMSTRLTAHSSDDDDSYREKEERETMKESDCLVKFRSYILEHGVADEAWFEALEKEAKAIVTDATKAAEKAPYPKPEEALTHVYEEVHHG; via the coding sequence TTGTTGGATTATAAAGAAGCGGGCCTCGAATCAGAGGATCTGAAAGAAATGTATCGTACGATGCACCTTGCCAGAAAAATTGACGAGAGGATGTGGCTGCTCAACCGTGCGGGTAAACTTCCGTTCGTCATTTCATGCCAAGGTCAGGAGGCGACACAGGTGGGCGCGGGATATGCGCTTGATCGGGAAGTGGACATCATCAGCCCATACTACAGGGACCTTGCGCTCGTTACGCATTTTGGGATGACCGCAGAGGAAACGATGTTGTCCGCTTTTGCCAAGAAGGGCGACATCTCCAGTGGTGGAAAGCAGATGCCTTCGCACTTCAGTAAAAAATCCTGCAACATCATGACACAAGGCTCGAGTGTAACAACGCAACTCCTGCACGCAGTCGGTGCAAGTTTCAAATTCAAGATGGACGATGAGAAGCGGGTGGCTCTGACTACACTCGGGGAAGGTTCTTCGAACCAGGGGGATTTCCATGAAGGCCTGAATTTTGCCGGTGTACATGACCTGCCCTTCATCTGCATCATCGAAAATAATGATTATGCAATCAGCGTGCCCCGTGAACTCCAGTATGGCGCTGAAAAACTGTCAGATCGTGCACTTGGATACGGCATGCATGGAGAGCATATTGACGGCAATGATCCGATTGCCGTATACAAGGCTGTCAAAGAAGCCAGGGAGCGTGCTGTCAATGGAGAAGGCGCCACCCTCATCGAAGCGATGTCCACACGATTGACTGCCCATTCCTCCGACGATGATGACAGCTATCGGGAGAAGGAAGAGCGCGAGACCATGAAGGAATCGGATTGCCTGGTCAAATTCAGGTCATACATCCTTGAGCACGGCGTTGCAGATGAGGCATGGTTCGAAGCCTTGGAAAAAGAGGCGAAGGCAATCGTCACCGATGCGACAAAAGCTGCTGAAAAAGCACCTTACCCGAAACCTGAAGAAGCCTTGACGCATGTTTATGAGGAGGTTCACCATGGCTAA
- a CDS encoding alpha-ketoacid dehydrogenase subunit beta: MAKISYLQAIHQALDYEMGQDESVFVLGEDVGKKGGVFKVTAGLQEKYGAMRCLDTPLAESNIVGTSIGAAMMGKRPVAEIQFADYILPATNQILSEAAKIRYRSNNDWNCPMVIRAPFGGGIHGALYHSQSVEAIFASTPGLKVVIPSTPSDAKGLLISAIRDNDPVLFFEHKKAYRLLKEEVPEGDYTVPIGKADVKREGDDITVITYGLCVNYALQAAERLSKDGYEAEVLDLRTVYPLDKEGIIEAASKTGKVLLVTEDNLEGSIISEVAAIIAENCLYDLDAPIMRLAGPDVPTMPYAPPMEDFFMINPDKIEAKMKELAEH; encoded by the coding sequence ATGGCTAAAATTTCTTATTTGCAGGCAATACATCAGGCGCTCGACTACGAAATGGGCCAGGATGAAAGTGTGTTCGTCCTCGGTGAGGACGTCGGCAAGAAAGGCGGCGTCTTCAAGGTCACTGCCGGTCTCCAGGAAAAATACGGTGCGATGCGCTGCCTGGATACACCACTCGCTGAATCGAATATCGTCGGCACCAGCATCGGTGCTGCAATGATGGGGAAAAGACCTGTGGCGGAAATTCAGTTTGCAGACTATATACTGCCCGCAACGAATCAGATACTGAGTGAGGCGGCGAAGATCAGATACCGTTCCAATAACGACTGGAACTGTCCAATGGTCATCCGTGCACCTTTCGGCGGCGGTATCCACGGTGCACTCTACCATTCCCAGTCCGTTGAGGCCATCTTCGCTTCAACTCCTGGACTGAAGGTCGTGATTCCATCCACGCCATCCGATGCGAAGGGGCTCCTGATTTCGGCAATCAGGGACAACGACCCGGTGCTGTTCTTCGAACACAAGAAAGCCTACCGTCTTCTCAAGGAAGAGGTGCCTGAAGGCGACTATACCGTGCCGATCGGCAAAGCGGACGTCAAAAGGGAAGGGGACGACATCACGGTCATTACATATGGCCTCTGTGTCAACTATGCCCTGCAGGCAGCAGAGCGCCTGTCGAAGGATGGATATGAAGCAGAAGTGCTCGACCTTAGAACTGTCTATCCACTCGATAAGGAAGGCATCATCGAGGCAGCTTCCAAGACAGGAAAGGTTCTGCTCGTTACCGAGGATAACCTTGAGGGAAGCATCATCAGTGAAGTGGCTGCGATCATCGCAGAAAACTGCCTGTATGACCTCGATGCACCTATAATGAGGCTCGCAGGGCCGGATGTTCCTACCATGCCTTATGCGCCACCAATGGAAGATTTCTTCATGATCAACCCTGATAAGATAGAAGCCAAAATGAAAGAGCTCGCGGAGCATTAA
- a CDS encoding BrxA/BrxB family bacilliredoxin: MNMDFNMYMNDVVSQARSEMKESGYTELTTPEEVDQHLSKEGTALVMVNSVCGCAGGIARPAAKHALNYDKLPDQLLTVFAGQDKEATEHVREKAPEYLPSSPSFALFKDGKIVDMIERHEIEGHETMSVITNLQAWFEEHGKEI, translated from the coding sequence ATGAATATGGATTTCAATATGTATATGAATGATGTCGTGAGCCAGGCAAGAAGCGAAATGAAGGAATCTGGCTATACGGAACTGACTACACCTGAAGAGGTGGACCAGCACCTTTCAAAAGAAGGCACGGCACTCGTAATGGTCAACTCAGTATGCGGCTGTGCCGGTGGCATCGCTCGTCCGGCTGCCAAACACGCCCTTAATTACGATAAACTGCCGGACCAGCTGCTCACTGTATTTGCCGGTCAGGACAAGGAAGCGACTGAACATGTCAGGGAAAAGGCGCCTGAATACCTCCCGTCCTCTCCATCATTTGCCCTCTTCAAGGATGGCAAAATTGTGGATATGATCGAGAGGCACGAAATTGAAGGGCATGAAACGATGAGTGTCATTACCAACCTGCAGGCATGGTTCGAAGAACACGGCAAAGAAATCTGA
- a CDS encoding dihydrolipoamide acetyltransferase family protein, translating into MEEVLMPKLGESVTEGTIEKWLVQPGDTVEEYDPLCEVITDKVTAEVPSVFEGTIKELLVAEGDTVEVGTPVCLMETDGAGEAGKADEDEGSVTAPEEAAPSSDENQEDAPSSTSKVEKGAQKKAKTRISPVVMRLAEEHDLDLNTIEGTGFEGRITKKDVLKTIEAGPVTAGTETKAAPSTDQQADPAPASGNIMAGDEIPVTGVRKAVANKMVQSSQEIPHAWLMMEVDATNLVNVRNSHKSAFKEREGFNLTFFSFFVKAVAETLKEYPMLNSSWQGDKIVLNKDINISIAVAGDDKLYVPVIRNADDLSIKGIAKQVGELAALGRSHKLTQEHMAGGTFTVNNTGAFGSVQSMGIINHPQAAILQVESIVKKPVIIDDMIAVRHMVNLCLSIDHRILDGLVAGQFLKAVKERIEAYSVETTSIY; encoded by the coding sequence ATGGAAGAAGTGCTGATGCCGAAGCTCGGCGAAAGTGTTACAGAAGGGACCATTGAAAAATGGCTGGTCCAGCCCGGGGATACGGTCGAGGAATATGATCCCCTGTGTGAAGTCATCACCGACAAGGTGACCGCGGAAGTGCCTTCCGTATTCGAGGGCACGATCAAGGAACTCCTTGTGGCGGAAGGGGATACCGTTGAAGTCGGTACCCCGGTATGCCTGATGGAGACGGATGGTGCTGGTGAGGCCGGAAAAGCTGACGAGGATGAAGGTAGCGTCACGGCGCCTGAAGAGGCGGCCCCGTCATCCGATGAAAATCAGGAGGACGCACCATCCTCCACAAGCAAAGTGGAAAAGGGTGCCCAGAAGAAGGCCAAAACAAGAATTTCCCCTGTAGTGATGCGATTGGCCGAGGAGCATGACCTCGACCTCAATACGATTGAAGGTACAGGGTTTGAAGGACGTATTACGAAGAAGGATGTTCTGAAGACGATTGAAGCAGGTCCCGTGACCGCCGGAACAGAGACGAAGGCAGCGCCTTCCACTGATCAGCAGGCAGACCCTGCGCCAGCTTCCGGGAATATAATGGCGGGGGACGAAATACCGGTGACCGGTGTCAGGAAGGCTGTCGCCAACAAGATGGTGCAGTCCAGCCAGGAGATCCCCCATGCATGGCTGATGATGGAGGTGGATGCCACCAACCTGGTGAATGTCCGCAACAGCCATAAATCCGCCTTCAAGGAGCGGGAGGGATTCAATCTCACGTTCTTCAGCTTCTTCGTCAAGGCTGTCGCCGAAACATTGAAGGAATATCCGATGCTGAACAGCTCGTGGCAGGGAGATAAGATCGTCCTCAACAAGGACATCAACATCTCCATCGCCGTAGCCGGCGATGATAAACTCTATGTGCCGGTCATACGGAATGCCGACGACCTCTCCATCAAGGGAATCGCCAAGCAGGTGGGGGAACTTGCAGCGCTCGGGCGCAGCCATAAACTCACACAGGAGCACATGGCAGGGGGAACCTTCACAGTGAACAATACCGGTGCCTTCGGTTCCGTACAGTCCATGGGAATCATCAACCATCCCCAGGCTGCCATCCTGCAGGTTGAATCGATCGTCAAGAAGCCGGTCATCATTGATGATATGATTGCCGTCAGGCATATGGTCAACCTCTGCCTGTCCATCGACCACCGCATTCTGGACGGTCTGGTGGCAGGCCAGTTCCTGAAAGCCGTCAAAGAGAGGATTGAAGCGTATTCCGTCGAAACGACTTCGATCTACTAG